In Cydia splendana chromosome 25, ilCydSple1.2, whole genome shotgun sequence, a single genomic region encodes these proteins:
- the LOC134802705 gene encoding chorion class high-cysteine HCB protein 13-like, whose protein sequence is MAFKVVIVCAFALLVQTISGQSCGCSCGSSKGSIGYGSSSSVSANSISIQNSGGDLLVSSVGPISPSGIAVSSDLNLNGDLKVNGELPFLSAVKFSGEYDTKGSGCVDYSCGTCGNVAITSVQGGGSGCGCGSKY, encoded by the exons ATGGCATTTAAAGTTGTGATCGTCTGCGCTTTTGCTCTCCTTGTCCAG ACCATCTCCGGTCAGAGTTGCGGCTGCTCATGTGGCAGCTCTAAGGGCTCCATCGGCTACGGCTCCAGCAGCTCCGTCAGCGCCAACTCCATCTCCATCCAGAATAGCGGCGGCGACCTCCTCGTTAGCAGCGTCGGCCCCATCTCCCCCTCCGGCATCGCCGTCTCCTCTGACCTCAACCTGAACGGAGACTTGAAAGTCAACGGTGAACTGCCGTTCCTGAGCGCCGTGAAGTTCTCTGGCGAATACGACACTAAAGGGTCTGGCTGCGTGGACTACAGCTGCGGCACCTGCGGGAACGTGGCCATCACCAGCGTGCAGGGCGGCGGCTCCGGCTGCGGCTGCGGCTCCAAATACTAA